One segment of Carya illinoinensis cultivar Pawnee chromosome 1, C.illinoinensisPawnee_v1, whole genome shotgun sequence DNA contains the following:
- the LOC122317788 gene encoding uncharacterized protein LOC122317788 yields MNINHLFFADDNLLFYKANPLEWNRLIHLLEVYENASGQRLNKDKNSIYFSKNTNQEVKGIIVQIAEAKVAELIDQDTKAWNVQLIKDIFSEEEAASIQKIPISIYNSPDRIIWRGTNNGLFMIRSAYHMQNDIQQRNKGQSSCEKVKEQWGKLWSLAMPNTEILFMWKACNNNLPTKQNLFRKRIVEELDCPICLHEVESIEHDIWECESLRDVWGLCSMKVQKRSLQNQSFRELVFDLLEEMDDEILIEMVVMAWRLWKRRNEVVFQKEYTNPLIILNQTRQKLQDLRLLQSNTSVSTTRQVNCAEPMNQWKAPPNRHYEVNWDATIDQKKCTLWKMKKRTEGEGREL; encoded by the exons ATGAATATAAACCACTTATTCTTTGCTGATGACAACCTACTCTTCTACAAGGCTAACCCCCTAGAGTGGAATAGATTAATCCATCTCCTAGAAGTCTATGAGAATGCTTCAGGTCAAAGGTTAAACAAAGATAAGAATTCTATCTATTTTAGCAAAAACACAAACCAAGAAGTGAAAGGGATCATTGTCCAGATTGCAG AGGCAAAGGTAGCTGAATTAATAGACCAAGACACAAAAGCATGGAATGTACAATTGATCAAAGACATCTTCTCTGAAGAGGAAGCAGCATCCATTCAGAAAATCCCTATAAGCATCTACAACAGCCCTGACAGGATAATATGGAGAGGCACAAACAATGGATTATTTATGATCAGAAGTGCCTACCACATGCAGAATGACATTCAACAAAGAAACAAGGGACAATCTAGCTGTGAGAAGGTAAAAGAGCAATGGGGCAAATTGTGGAGTCTAGCTATGCCAAATACAGAAATACTTTTCATGTGGAAGGCCTGCAACAACAACCTACCAACTAAGCAAAACCTATTTAGAAAGAGAATTGTTGAAGAGCTTGACTGTCCAATCTGCCTACATGAAGTTGAAAGCATTGAACATGACATTTGGGAATGTGAATCCTTGAGAGATGTGTGGGGTTTGTGTTCTATGAAAGTACAAAAAAGGAGCCTTCAAAACCAATCTTTCAGAGAACTAGTGTTCGATCTGCTGGAGGAGATGGATGATGAAATACTTATAGAGATGGTAGTGATGGCATGGAGACTgtggaagagaagaaatgaggtgGTATTTCAGAAAGAATATACCAACCCTTTGATCATTCTAAACCAAACAAGGCAAAAGCTACAAGACCTACGACTACTCCAAAGCAACACTTCAGTCTCAACAACAAGGCAAGTCAATTGTGCAGAACCAATGAACCAATGGAAAGCCCCACCAAACAGACACTACGAAGTAAACTGGGACGCAACTATTGATCAAAAGAAATGCACGCTATGGAAGATGAAGAAACGGACTGAGGGAGAGGGGAGGGAGTTGTAG